In a genomic window of Fimbriiglobus ruber:
- a CDS encoding carbon storage regulator: MLVLTRKIGEQIVIDNNIRITVVSFGNGRVKIGIDAPPTVKVDRQEIHDKKVAEQAGLTGPPAPEAQLVDTPAPAIHNRIATKLPPAPAPAVQGPPAPEVKSAEQPVAVENRLKQLDRRFPPRKPR, from the coding sequence ATGTTAGTTTTAACGCGGAAAATCGGCGAACAAATCGTCATCGACAACAACATTCGGATCACCGTCGTGAGCTTCGGCAACGGCCGCGTCAAGATCGGGATCGACGCCCCACCGACCGTGAAAGTGGACCGCCAGGAAATTCACGACAAGAAAGTGGCCGAGCAAGCCGGGCTCACCGGGCCGCCCGCCCCGGAAGCCCAGCTCGTCGACACGCCCGCGCCGGCCATCCACAACCGGATCGCGACCAAGCTCCCGCCGGCCCCGGCTCCCGCCGTCCAGGGACCGCCCGCTCCGGAGGTGAAGTCCGCGGAGCAGCCTGTAGCCGTCGAAAACCGGCTCAAGCAGCTCGACCGCCGTTTCCCGCCGCGCAAGCCGCGATAG
- a CDS encoding TetR/AcrR family transcriptional regulator, with product MKVSREQAAKNRERILDVAAKLFREQGFQETGVDALMKSAGLTHGGFYGHFASKDDLMAEICSRTLARSRERWEALVERGGDAPLSAVAAHYLSHTHRDNPGDGCLVSALGTEAGRGSEAVRHAFTNGLRGLVEILERHTPAESDAAARSEALNIMASLVGAVVLARAVDDRALSDEILAAVMRSLPAES from the coding sequence ATGAAAGTCAGTCGGGAGCAGGCGGCGAAGAACCGGGAGCGCATTCTCGATGTCGCGGCGAAGTTGTTTCGCGAACAAGGATTCCAGGAAACGGGCGTGGACGCCCTGATGAAATCCGCCGGGCTCACGCACGGCGGCTTTTACGGCCACTTCGCCTCCAAGGACGACCTCATGGCTGAGATCTGCTCCCGGACGCTGGCCCGGTCGCGGGAGCGCTGGGAGGCACTGGTCGAGCGCGGCGGGGACGCGCCACTGTCGGCCGTTGCCGCCCATTATCTTTCCCACACCCACAGAGATAACCCGGGCGACGGCTGCCTGGTCTCGGCTTTGGGCACGGAAGCTGGGAGGGGAAGCGAAGCAGTCCGGCACGCCTTCACGAACGGGTTGCGGGGACTCGTCGAAATACTCGAACGCCACACCCCGGCCGAAAGTGATGCCGCGGCTCGCAGTGAGGCGTTAAACATCATGGCCAGCCTGGTGGGGGCCGTCGTTCTCGCCCGGGCCGTGGACGACCGAGCCCTCTCGGACGAGATTTTGGCCGCGGTGATGAGATCATTGCCGGCCGAGTCCTGA
- a CDS encoding MFS transporter — protein MSSQPTTSRNRLHYAWVVAGVTFLILLASAGVRSTPGVLIVPVEREFGWSRATISLAISVNLMLYGFIGPFAAALMGGLGLRRTVVISLSVVATGVMLTTLMTAPWQLVLLWGVVVGGGTGMTALVLGATVVNRWFAHRRGLVLGVLTASSATGQLVFLPLLAWIVQEEGWRSAVYLVAGVAILIIPLAAFLLRDWPSDVGLRPFGAEGEEERAPVVTNPLAEALGALRVGFRSRDFWLLAGSFFVCGASTNGLVGTHLIPACVDQGIPEVRAAGLLAAMGLFDLLGTTVSGWLSDRWDNRKLLCCYYALRGLSLIYLPFALGGASWGLTAFAIFYGLDWIATVPPTVRLTADAFGKARAGVMFGWVMAAHQLGAAAASFGAGSVRAWMGDYEKAFLTSGALCLITAAMVLQIGRTARRPTTSDSKDVEPEAALPHALPQGEPA, from the coding sequence ATGTCGAGCCAACCAACCACTTCTCGCAACCGGTTGCATTACGCCTGGGTCGTTGCCGGCGTGACGTTTCTGATCCTTCTCGCGAGCGCGGGGGTCCGGTCGACACCCGGGGTGTTGATCGTTCCCGTGGAGCGGGAGTTCGGCTGGAGCCGGGCGACAATCTCTCTAGCGATCTCGGTCAACCTAATGCTCTACGGCTTCATCGGTCCGTTCGCGGCCGCCCTCATGGGCGGGCTCGGGTTGCGTAGGACTGTGGTGATCTCTCTGAGCGTCGTCGCGACGGGCGTGATGCTGACCACGCTGATGACGGCCCCCTGGCAGTTGGTGTTGCTCTGGGGGGTAGTCGTCGGCGGGGGGACCGGGATGACGGCGCTGGTACTCGGGGCCACGGTCGTTAATCGCTGGTTCGCCCACCGGCGGGGTCTGGTACTCGGGGTGTTGACGGCGAGTTCGGCGACCGGGCAACTCGTCTTCCTGCCGCTGTTGGCGTGGATCGTTCAGGAAGAAGGGTGGCGGTCGGCCGTCTACCTCGTCGCGGGCGTGGCGATCCTGATCATCCCGCTGGCGGCGTTCCTCCTCCGCGACTGGCCGTCGGACGTCGGCCTCCGCCCGTTCGGGGCCGAGGGCGAAGAGGAGCGGGCTCCCGTCGTCACCAACCCACTGGCCGAAGCGCTCGGTGCGCTCCGCGTCGGCTTTCGCTCGCGCGACTTTTGGCTGTTGGCCGGCAGCTTCTTCGTCTGCGGCGCCAGCACGAACGGCCTCGTCGGAACGCACCTGATTCCGGCTTGCGTGGACCAGGGCATTCCCGAGGTTCGGGCGGCCGGTCTGCTGGCGGCGATGGGCCTCTTCGACCTGTTGGGCACGACGGTTTCGGGGTGGCTGTCGGACCGCTGGGACAACCGGAAGTTGCTCTGTTGCTACTACGCCCTCCGCGGGCTGTCTCTGATCTACCTACCCTTCGCCCTCGGCGGCGCGTCGTGGGGGCTCACGGCCTTCGCCATCTTCTACGGCCTGGACTGGATCGCGACCGTCCCGCCGACGGTGCGGCTGACGGCGGACGCCTTCGGAAAGGCGCGAGCCGGGGTCATGTTCGGGTGGGTGATGGCAGCCCACCAACTCGGGGCCGCCGCGGCGTCGTTCGGAGCCGGTTCGGTCCGCGCATGGATGGGCGACTACGAAAAAGCTTTCCTCACCTCCGGCGCCCTCTGTCTGATTACCGCGGCGATGGTCCTCCAGATCGGGCGAACCGCCCGGCGGCCCACGACCAGTGATTCCAAAGACGTCGAGCCCGAAGCCGCCCTGCCGCACGCACTGCCGCAGGGGGAGCCGGCATGA
- a CDS encoding peroxiredoxin family protein: MTRKLATGLLLALAVVTLIVAYWLPPRIGHPVTPFMESAADDAGGKPVDPLPGVAMDRPTVVVFILPGCECSEAYDVFMRRLFDAYGDRVAFAGVVVGDARSADEWKAKHQTPYPLVADPDLAITRAYGAARSAYTALVVDGRVSRLWPGYSAEMLRALGVKLAEIGDRPEASLDVRGAPEGMTSGCPLDP, from the coding sequence ATGACCCGAAAGCTCGCTACCGGCTTGCTCCTGGCCCTGGCAGTCGTGACTCTGATCGTCGCGTACTGGCTCCCCCCGCGAATCGGCCACCCAGTCACGCCTTTCATGGAGTCGGCGGCCGACGACGCCGGCGGCAAGCCGGTCGACCCGCTTCCCGGCGTCGCGATGGACCGGCCGACGGTGGTCGTCTTCATCCTGCCGGGGTGCGAATGCAGCGAAGCCTATGACGTCTTCATGCGCCGGCTCTTCGATGCCTATGGCGACCGGGTAGCATTCGCTGGCGTAGTTGTGGGCGACGCCCGGAGCGCCGACGAGTGGAAGGCGAAGCATCAAACGCCGTACCCGCTCGTAGCCGACCCAGACTTGGCAATCACCCGGGCGTATGGGGCCGCCCGGTCGGCGTACACGGCGCTCGTGGTCGACGGCAGGGTCTCCAGGCTTTGGCCGGGATACTCCGCGGAAATGCTTCGTGCGTTGGGGGTGAAATTAGCAGAGATCGGCGACCGCCCCGAAGCATCGCTCGATGTCCGGGGCGCGCCGGAAGGGATGACCTCGGGCTGCCCGCTCGATCCGTAA
- a CDS encoding amidohydrolase, which translates to MFVYRSLGLLPLLALAALAAPAADPALADRLKAVDKILDTETKDLVALYQHLHMSPELSLQEEKSAARIAAEVKKLGFTVTPKVGGHGIVAVLKNGEGPTVLVRTDLDALPVTERTGVPYASEIRVRDRFGNNTGVMHACGHDVHMTCWVGTARALVALKDKWAGTLVLIGQPAEEIGVGARAMLEDGLFKRFPKPDYALALHCDSRLPVGQVAYSEGLALANVDTVDILVKGKGGHGASPHTTVDPVVLAARIILDLQTIVSREVNPTDPAVVTVGSIHGGTKHNIIPNEVKLQLTVRSTKDSVRDHILKAITRICKAAAQGANAPEPEVKVDLEEFTPSTINDVKLTRQTMARFREFLGDDNVKERPPIMGGEDFGRYGKTGIPICMYFLGTIDKDKYAASLQPGAAILPSMHSDSYAPLPEPSIRVGVQTMTIAVMDLMPRK; encoded by the coding sequence ATGTTCGTGTACCGCAGTCTCGGCTTGCTCCCGCTCCTCGCACTCGCAGCCCTCGCCGCGCCCGCGGCCGATCCGGCCCTCGCGGACCGGCTCAAGGCGGTGGACAAGATCCTCGATACCGAGACGAAAGACCTCGTCGCGCTCTACCAGCACTTGCACATGAGCCCGGAACTGTCGCTCCAGGAGGAGAAGTCGGCGGCCCGGATCGCGGCCGAGGTGAAGAAACTCGGGTTCACGGTCACGCCCAAGGTCGGCGGCCACGGGATCGTCGCGGTCCTCAAGAACGGCGAAGGGCCGACCGTCCTGGTCCGCACCGACCTGGACGCCCTGCCGGTCACGGAGCGGACGGGCGTGCCCTACGCGAGCGAGATCCGCGTCCGCGACCGGTTCGGGAACAACACCGGCGTCATGCACGCCTGCGGACATGACGTGCATATGACTTGCTGGGTCGGCACCGCGCGGGCGCTGGTGGCGCTGAAGGACAAGTGGGCCGGGACGCTCGTACTCATCGGGCAGCCGGCCGAGGAGATCGGCGTCGGTGCCCGGGCCATGCTCGAAGACGGCCTGTTCAAGCGCTTCCCCAAGCCCGACTACGCCCTCGCCCTCCACTGCGACTCCCGCCTGCCCGTCGGCCAGGTCGCGTACTCCGAGGGACTGGCCCTGGCGAACGTGGACACGGTGGACATCCTGGTGAAGGGCAAAGGGGGGCACGGCGCGTCCCCGCACACGACCGTCGACCCGGTCGTGCTGGCCGCCCGCATCATCCTCGACTTGCAAACCATCGTGAGCCGGGAGGTCAACCCGACCGACCCGGCGGTGGTCACGGTCGGCTCGATCCACGGCGGTACCAAGCACAACATCATCCCGAACGAGGTGAAGCTGCAACTCACCGTCCGGTCGACCAAGGACTCGGTCCGCGATCACATCCTGAAAGCGATCACCCGCATCTGCAAGGCCGCCGCCCAGGGCGCGAACGCGCCGGAGCCCGAAGTGAAAGTCGACCTGGAAGAATTCACCCCGTCCACGATCAACGACGTGAAACTGACGCGGCAGACGATGGCCCGGTTCCGCGAGTTCCTGGGCGACGACAACGTGAAGGAGCGGCCGCCGATCATGGGTGGCGAGGACTTCGGCCGATACGGCAAGACCGGCATCCCGATCTGCATGTACTTCCTGGGCACGATCGACAAGGACAAGTACGCCGCGTCGTTGCAGCCCGGCGCGGCCATCCTCCCGAGTATGCACAGCGACAGCTACGCCCCGCTCCCCGAACCGAGCATCCGCGTGGGCGTGCAGACGATGACGATCGCGGTGATGGACCTGATGCCGCGGAAGTAA
- a CDS encoding Panacea domain-containing protein has translation MSTAIDAARCLVKLAATDPEGEPMTPLVLHKLLYYCQGWHLAWTGHPLFANQIEAWWHGPVVPDVYAQPWGQGASPIPDLGEPADLSADQKRAIEQVWKHYREFSAYGLRHKTHSEAPWRNHYDPDDSGRCNKVISPADLAAFFGEEYQRLTGEPIETETGPVVVHSSGLTLDQLRQVVGW, from the coding sequence ATGTCCACGGCGATTGATGCGGCCCGGTGCCTAGTGAAGCTGGCGGCGACGGACCCCGAAGGGGAGCCGATGACCCCGCTCGTCCTGCACAAGCTGCTTTACTACTGCCAGGGGTGGCACCTCGCCTGGACCGGCCACCCGTTGTTCGCCAACCAGATCGAGGCGTGGTGGCACGGGCCCGTGGTGCCCGACGTGTACGCCCAGCCGTGGGGGCAGGGCGCATCGCCCATCCCGGACCTCGGCGAGCCGGCCGACCTGTCTGCCGATCAGAAGCGGGCGATCGAGCAAGTCTGGAAGCACTACCGCGAGTTCTCGGCCTACGGGTTGAGGCACAAGACGCATTCGGAAGCGCCCTGGCGGAACCACTACGATCCGGACGACAGCGGTCGGTGCAACAAGGTCATCTCGCCCGCGGACTTGGCCGCCTTCTTCGGCGAAGAGTACCAGCGGCTGACGGGCGAGCCGATCGAGACGGAAACCGGGCCTGTCGTGGTTCATTCGAGCGGGCTCACCCTGGACCAGCTCCGCCAGGTGGTCGGCTGGTGA
- a CDS encoding DMT family transporter — protein sequence MSPWVVGLVLFSAVLHASWNALLKGGSDRLHSVTVMTVAASVVSAVWVPFLPVPRVESWFYIGLSVALHVVYNLLLVMAYRHGDLGVTYPIARGSSPLLVAAGAAILAGERLDAFTLVGIVLVCGGIFGLARECRGAKLSRVIAPAILTGVTIAAYTVVDGLGSRASGNSWAYAAWLFLATGPAMLPVWAWRRRAPGGPVRLGAASLRSAAGGVVSLVAYAIVIWAASISPMGPVSALRESSVVVAAVLGWLFLGERLGWWRLVACAVVASGAACLGLRG from the coding sequence ATGAGTCCGTGGGTTGTCGGTTTGGTCCTTTTTTCGGCCGTCCTGCACGCATCGTGGAACGCTCTCCTGAAAGGTGGCAGCGACCGGTTGCATTCGGTCACGGTGATGACCGTGGCGGCGAGCGTCGTTTCCGCCGTGTGGGTGCCGTTCCTGCCCGTCCCTCGTGTGGAGAGTTGGTTTTACATCGGCCTTTCCGTCGCCCTCCACGTCGTTTACAACCTGCTGCTGGTGATGGCCTACCGTCACGGCGATCTGGGCGTGACCTACCCCATCGCGCGTGGCTCTTCGCCGCTGCTGGTGGCCGCCGGTGCGGCGATCCTGGCGGGGGAACGGCTCGACGCCTTCACGCTCGTCGGGATTGTTTTGGTGTGCGGCGGGATCTTCGGTTTGGCCCGCGAATGCCGGGGAGCCAAGCTTTCACGGGTCATCGCGCCCGCAATCCTGACGGGGGTGACGATCGCCGCCTACACTGTGGTCGATGGGCTCGGGAGCCGGGCTTCGGGTAACTCCTGGGCGTACGCGGCGTGGCTTTTCCTGGCCACCGGCCCGGCGATGCTTCCGGTCTGGGCCTGGCGGCGGCGTGCGCCGGGTGGACCCGTCCGGCTCGGCGCCGCATCGCTGCGTTCGGCGGCGGGCGGAGTGGTGTCGCTGGTGGCATATGCCATCGTCATCTGGGCGGCGAGTATCAGCCCTATGGGTCCGGTCTCGGCGTTACGGGAGTCGAGCGTCGTCGTCGCGGCCGTCCTGGGGTGGCTCTTCCTCGGCGAGCGGCTCGGGTGGTGGCGGTTGGTCGCGTGCGCGGTGGTGGCGTCGGGGGCCGCGTGCCTCGGGTTGCGGGGATGA
- a CDS encoding acyl-CoA desaturase, whose amino-acid sequence MPATVEIPVAPPAAPLSDVVPALKPETAAPADHKSQRIGSRSPLDFIGPAAFIAMHLACVSVFFVEFTWLGLGMMVGLYLIRGFGLTGGFHRYFSHRGYKMSRWFQFVIAWIGTASLQRGPMWWCAHHRLHHKHSDQEQDPHSPIVGSIFWSHVGWILSPRFGEVEWDQIRDWQKYPELKWLDKYDWLPGVLLGLGCLAVGVSEFVWAFVVGTVLLYHATFMVNSVCHLVGRRRFETSDKSRNNWFVAIFSMGEGWHNNHHHYPSAARQGFKWYEFDLSYCILKTLSWVGLVWDLRQPTPRALSKNLIGAAPAEAKA is encoded by the coding sequence ATGCCCGCGACCGTTGAAATTCCGGTCGCACCCCCCGCCGCCCCGTTGTCCGATGTCGTCCCGGCGCTCAAACCCGAGACCGCAGCCCCGGCCGACCACAAATCCCAGCGGATCGGTTCCCGATCCCCGTTGGATTTCATCGGTCCGGCCGCGTTCATCGCCATGCACCTGGCCTGCGTCAGCGTGTTTTTCGTCGAGTTCACCTGGCTGGGGCTCGGCATGATGGTCGGGCTGTACCTCATCCGGGGGTTCGGCCTGACGGGCGGGTTCCACCGGTACTTCTCGCACCGCGGTTACAAGATGAGCCGCTGGTTCCAGTTCGTGATCGCGTGGATCGGGACTGCGTCCCTGCAGCGGGGGCCGATGTGGTGGTGTGCCCACCACCGCCTCCACCACAAGCACTCGGACCAGGAACAAGACCCGCACTCGCCGATCGTCGGCTCGATTTTCTGGTCCCACGTCGGCTGGATTCTGTCCCCCCGCTTCGGCGAGGTGGAATGGGACCAGATCCGCGACTGGCAGAAGTACCCGGAACTGAAGTGGCTGGACAAGTACGACTGGCTGCCCGGCGTCCTGCTCGGGTTGGGCTGCCTGGCCGTCGGCGTGTCCGAATTCGTCTGGGCGTTCGTGGTCGGTACGGTTCTCCTGTACCACGCGACTTTCATGGTCAATTCGGTCTGCCACTTGGTCGGTCGCCGGCGGTTTGAGACCAGCGACAAGAGCCGGAACAACTGGTTCGTGGCCATCTTCAGCATGGGCGAGGGGTGGCACAACAACCACCACCACTACCCGTCGGCCGCCCGCCAGGGGTTCAAGTGGTATGAATTCGACCTGAGCTACTGCATCCTTAAGACGCTGAGCTGGGTCGGCCTCGTGTGGGATCTCCGCCAACCGACGCCGCGGGCACTGTCCAAGAATTTGATCGGTGCGGCGCCCGCCGAAGCCAAGGCGTAA